Proteins encoded within one genomic window of Pedobacter africanus:
- a CDS encoding tetratricopeptide repeat protein → MVDLEYLHSLYNNNDHEACLDAVNLFLLVNDKNTEALLLKAKCEYQAAFNEGLNEEEEENENMLEPAYNSFKMVLDLDPSNEEAMLYLAYINTFLTRANLAESIAYCDVLSKSADLATRIKAISYRMEACSMRGAIAQALEDADSLIGLTRDFYKDNRTALEYELGQIYMKKADLYLEHQQDEKKAMGAFTEALGYLYPDPLTYNTIARLAFDNQEYELGGKAATMALLENNADSDSELMALQKRLEELSSKGIENKPLAEARFVAFRIFAPELDFDTVEMLNFAQQYIKLYPDWYIPYHYAGAALYDAKSYAEGLPYLEKSLQLGGRAFGLQRYFESVYRVKGSLPEPEKWPDDAAADYYNAGVNFAEFEAEVYTPEIGGELLKIRTEFYKKSYDGFYDLFYNNKQRKGPYDTDPHIFAMCCNNYGIALSAQGQLEQAVEVHRLGYSLSPFWEQLSSWGTALKRLGRYEEALDVLNTAVAYGGDYLSFSSYIELKGEILEVLFKLDRVEETKALLSTTDQEYHTFIKENRAELTEEELFLLNERYITVQNIRLDLLKEGSLEEANKAWQEQLDKHPDDNSSWFMLMQNFYQMKDYRQCIACADNYQSIKGKAMQLDSIQKVHFMRGMSYLYLENYDKAKENLIILLQSCKLGTEAEDSIISDANLRLAECCARQGLWKHCMAFAWKAIDCYNKNGWSWDEARVQMTLYYADACHAIGETKVAIATLNTILEVYPRNQDALTRKKEWKPKGLFSFFK, encoded by the coding sequence ATGGTAGATCTGGAATACTTACACTCCCTTTACAACAATAACGATCATGAAGCCTGTCTGGACGCAGTAAACCTGTTCCTGCTGGTAAACGATAAAAATACAGAAGCATTGCTGCTTAAGGCCAAATGCGAATATCAGGCAGCCTTTAATGAAGGTTTGAATGAAGAAGAGGAAGAAAACGAGAATATGCTGGAGCCGGCTTACAACAGCTTCAAAATGGTACTAGATCTGGACCCTTCAAATGAAGAGGCCATGTTGTACCTGGCCTATATCAATACCTTCCTTACCAGGGCAAATCTGGCTGAATCCATCGCCTATTGTGATGTGCTTTCAAAATCTGCCGATCTTGCTACAAGAATTAAGGCCATTAGCTACCGCATGGAAGCATGCAGCATGAGGGGGGCAATTGCCCAGGCTCTGGAAGATGCAGATAGTCTGATTGGCCTTACCCGAGATTTTTATAAAGACAACCGGACTGCACTCGAATATGAGCTGGGACAGATCTACATGAAGAAGGCAGACCTGTATCTGGAACATCAGCAGGACGAAAAGAAGGCAATGGGGGCCTTTACAGAAGCCCTTGGTTACCTATATCCCGACCCCCTCACTTACAATACTATTGCCAGGCTGGCTTTTGATAATCAGGAATATGAACTGGGCGGAAAGGCGGCCACAATGGCTTTACTTGAAAACAATGCCGATTCCGATAGTGAACTGATGGCCTTGCAGAAGAGGTTGGAAGAGCTGAGCAGCAAGGGTATTGAGAATAAACCACTGGCAGAGGCCAGGTTTGTAGCGTTCAGGATATTTGCCCCCGAACTGGATTTTGATACGGTAGAAATGCTGAATTTTGCGCAACAATATATAAAACTGTATCCCGACTGGTACATTCCTTACCATTATGCAGGCGCAGCATTATACGATGCTAAAAGTTACGCCGAAGGCTTGCCTTACCTGGAAAAAAGTCTGCAGCTTGGCGGACGGGCATTTGGTCTGCAGCGTTATTTCGAGTCTGTGTACCGGGTAAAAGGCAGCCTGCCGGAACCAGAAAAATGGCCTGATGATGCCGCCGCTGATTATTACAATGCCGGTGTAAATTTTGCTGAATTTGAAGCGGAGGTTTATACCCCTGAAATTGGCGGTGAACTGTTAAAAATCAGAACGGAATTCTACAAAAAATCCTATGATGGCTTCTACGATCTGTTTTACAACAATAAACAAAGAAAAGGTCCTTACGATACTGATCCGCATATTTTTGCCATGTGCTGCAATAACTATGGAATTGCACTTAGCGCACAGGGGCAGTTGGAACAAGCAGTTGAGGTGCATAGACTGGGCTACTCCTTGTCGCCTTTCTGGGAACAATTGAGCAGCTGGGGAACCGCACTTAAAAGGCTGGGAAGGTACGAAGAAGCCCTGGATGTTTTGAATACTGCGGTAGCTTACGGCGGAGACTACCTTAGTTTTAGCAGTTACATTGAGTTGAAAGGAGAGATTCTGGAGGTACTCTTTAAGCTGGACAGGGTAGAAGAAACCAAAGCGCTCTTGAGTACTACCGATCAGGAATATCATACTTTTATCAAAGAAAACAGGGCTGAACTTACTGAGGAAGAACTTTTTTTGCTGAATGAAAGGTACATCACCGTTCAGAACATCAGGCTTGACCTGCTAAAGGAAGGAAGCCTGGAAGAAGCCAATAAAGCCTGGCAGGAGCAGCTGGATAAGCATCCAGACGACAATTCATCTTGGTTTATGCTGATGCAGAATTTTTACCAGATGAAAGATTACCGGCAGTGCATTGCCTGTGCAGACAATTATCAGTCAATAAAAGGTAAGGCCATGCAGCTAGACTCTATACAAAAAGTACATTTTATGCGGGGTATGTCTTATCTGTACCTCGAAAACTATGATAAGGCAAAAGAAAACCTGATCATCCTGCTACAGTCCTGCAAACTGGGCACTGAGGCTGAGGACAGCATCATCAGTGATGCCAATCTGCGATTGGCCGAGTGCTGCGCCAGGCAGGGATTATGGAAACACTGTATGGCCTTTGCCTGGAAGGCCATTGATTGCTATAACAAAAACGGATGGAGCTGGGATGAAGCACGGGTGCAAATGACACTTTATTATGCCGATGCCTGTCATGCCATCGGAGAAACCAAGGTGGCCATTGCAACTCTAAATACCATTCTGGAAGTATACCCGCGAAATCAGGACGCTTTGACAAGAAAAAAGGAGTGGAAACCCAAAGGGCTTTTCTCCTTTTTTAAGTAA
- a CDS encoding M949_RS01915 family surface polysaccharide biosynthesis protein, whose protein sequence is MNRKTLTLLFFFSTAVSFGQNRVLSSEILSHQETRKVFTDLVNKQFDINYPIRRVYRYLDRSGQFFIVLTESNDLKNGRKDTLHHHIKAHNFHMEKNGLLKKWEIVDAITKQPGTDEMENSIWFWTKYTDFKDIDNDGLIDPVIIYGTSGMNHIDDGRIKILIYYKGKKFAVRHQNGTLDFERNTRVDKAFYTLPVKIQEHVKLIMKKMIDEGNAIFPYGWQKAMKAHKIFFDEN, encoded by the coding sequence ATGAACAGAAAAACCCTAACCTTACTTTTTTTCTTCTCAACAGCTGTGAGTTTTGGACAGAACAGGGTTTTGAGCAGTGAAATATTATCACATCAAGAGACAAGGAAAGTTTTTACCGATCTGGTAAATAAACAGTTTGACATCAATTACCCTATTCGCAGGGTTTACAGGTACTTAGACAGGTCAGGACAGTTTTTTATTGTGCTTACGGAAAGTAATGATCTTAAAAACGGCCGTAAAGACACACTTCATCACCACATAAAAGCGCATAATTTTCATATGGAAAAGAATGGACTTTTAAAGAAGTGGGAAATAGTTGACGCTATTACCAAACAACCTGGTACCGATGAAATGGAAAACTCCATTTGGTTTTGGACAAAATATACAGACTTTAAGGATATTGACAATGATGGTCTGATTGATCCGGTTATCATTTATGGAACAAGCGGAATGAACCATATAGATGACGGGCGAATTAAAATTTTAATTTACTATAAGGGAAAGAAATTTGCTGTCCGTCATCAAAACGGGACGCTTGACTTTGAGCGGAACACAAGAGTTGATAAGGCATTTTATACGCTTCCCGTGAAAATTCAGGAGCATGTAAAATTAATCATGAAGAAAATGATAGATGAGGGCAATGCGATTTTTCCCTACGGATGGCAAAAAGCCATGAAAGCCCATAAGATATTTTTTGATGAAAATTAA
- a CDS encoding GreA/GreB family elongation factor, which translates to MTNSIQILDTPVILTTGIYDLLKDHIRRKKLSKTNEAALDAQLKKARQVLRKDLPTDVVTVDTLVTVKDLETGDTQEYKFVGPDSAKKKNGTVSILSPMGIAMIGYPVGAVVEWEFNAEIKKNQIIGVTPI; encoded by the coding sequence ATGACTAATTCAATTCAAATACTTGATACACCGGTTATATTAACCACAGGAATATACGATCTGCTGAAGGACCATATCAGGCGTAAAAAACTGAGTAAAACAAATGAGGCCGCTCTGGATGCACAACTAAAGAAAGCCAGGCAGGTTTTAAGAAAGGACCTTCCGACAGATGTGGTCACTGTAGATACGCTTGTAACTGTGAAAGATCTGGAAACAGGGGATACACAGGAATACAAATTTGTAGGCCCGGACTCGGCGAAGAAAAAAAATGGCACAGTGTCTATCCTGTCTCCTATGGGAATTGCTATGATAGGCTACCCGGTAGGTGCGGTAGTTGAGTGGGAGTTTAATGCAGAG